AGAGCTTTCAAATTATTAACGCGAACCGTAAACGAGGTCACGAAAGAAATAATTAAAAACATCAGACCAAAAACGAGAAGTGTGAGTAACATTGGCTTCCATGGTAAGTAAAAAGGCAATGTTTTTGTTAAGGAAAGGATGTTTGAACAAATTAATAAAATAACTTTTGAAAAAATAAAGCCAAAAATAATACCACAAAAAACGGCAGCAAGACCGGCCAACATATTCTCCCAAAAGATCAATTTTACGAGTTGTTTTTTGTTTATACCTTGTATTAGAAGTAGGCCAAATTCAGCTTTTCGCGTTTTTAAAAAGGTACTGACCGCATAAAAAATCGCAAAAGCGGAAAAAATAACGATAATTACCTGTGAAATTTGAAAACCAACCATTGCAAAGTAGCTCATCGTTTCACTGGTAGAGTCGATATTATCTTTGAACTCTGGATGAAAAACGAGTAGTGCGTAAACGAAAAACATCGTGACTGCAAAAAAACTAGTGAAAAAATAAGGGCCGTAAACTTTCGGATTACGGCGTACATTATTAATGACGAACTGGCGGAATGACATGCTGTTTTCCTCCTAGTAAAGTCAATGTATCCATAATTTGTTGATAAAAAACAGCCGTATTATCGCCGCGGTAAATTTCGTTGTAAAGCGAACCATCTTTAATGAAAACGACACGGTCACAATAAGAGGCGGCTTGTGGATCATGGGTAACAAGTAGGATTGTTGCTTCTTCTTTTTTGTTTAAAGTGCTCAGTAACTGCATGACTTCCTCACTATTTTTAGAATCAAGATTTCCCGTAGGCTCATCGGCTAAAAATAATTTTGGTTCGTGTATTGCGGCTCGGGCAACGGCAGTACGCTGGGATTCACCGCCAGATATCTCATATGTTCGTTTGGGAAGAATGTGCGAAATGCCAAGTTTTTCAGCGATAATCGCTAATTTTTCATTCATTATGTCAAGTGAAGTACCATCTAACGTTAGCGGGAGCAGAATATTTTCTCGTACGGTCAATGTATCGAGCAGATTAAAAGATTGAAAAATGAACCCCAGCTCTTTACGCCTGAATGCTGCTAATTCATTGAAGCTGAGGGAATACGGATTGGCTCCATTTATC
The sequence above is drawn from the Listeria weihenstephanensis genome and encodes:
- a CDS encoding ABC transporter ATP-binding protein yields the protein MTLLKVEQVNKIYTGNVNYQAISNLDLAVEKGEFVGIMGPSGSGKTTLLNMIATIDPPTSGTVMINGANPYSLSFNELAAFRRKELGFIFQSFNLLDTLTVRENILLPLTLDGTSLDIMNEKLAIIAEKLGISHILPKRTYEISGGESQRTAVARAAIHEPKLFLADEPTGNLDSKNSEEVMQLLSTLNKKEEATILLVTHDPQAASYCDRVVFIKDGSLYNEIYRGDNTAVFYQQIMDTLTLLGGKQHVIPPVRH